A DNA window from Micromonospora inyonensis contains the following coding sequences:
- the pnuC gene encoding nicotinamide riboside transporter PnuC: protein MGPLAWLLTAQVEVAGSPVLVREIVGNVFGLASALLGLRRLVWAWPVGMVGNALLLTVFLGGVFTTPQAHDLYGQAGRQVFFFAVSCYGWWRWSRTRRLGGAPDGAAVVPRWATGRERLRMLAVAVLGTAVAYPVLAALGSWGPLPDAWILVGSLLATYGMARGWVEFWLVWIAVDAVGVPLLLRGGFYPSAAMYLFYGLFCAWGFASWWRTSARTARAPHDPVPHSYLEAAV from the coding sequence ATGGGGCCGCTGGCGTGGCTGCTCACCGCCCAGGTCGAGGTGGCCGGCTCACCGGTGCTGGTCCGGGAGATCGTCGGCAACGTCTTCGGGCTGGCCTCGGCGCTTCTGGGGCTGCGCCGACTGGTCTGGGCCTGGCCGGTCGGCATGGTCGGCAACGCCCTGCTGCTGACCGTCTTCCTCGGCGGGGTCTTCACCACCCCGCAGGCGCACGACCTCTACGGGCAGGCCGGCCGGCAGGTCTTCTTCTTCGCGGTGAGCTGCTACGGCTGGTGGCGGTGGTCGCGTACCCGCCGGCTCGGCGGCGCGCCGGACGGCGCGGCGGTCGTCCCCCGCTGGGCCACCGGCCGGGAGCGGCTGCGGATGCTGGCGGTGGCCGTGCTCGGCACCGCCGTGGCGTACCCGGTGCTCGCCGCGCTCGGTTCCTGGGGGCCGCTGCCGGACGCCTGGATCCTGGTCGGCAGCCTGCTCGCCACCTACGGCATGGCCCGTGGCTGGGTGGAGTTCTGGCTGGTCTGGATCGCGGTGGACGCGGTGGGTGTGCCCCTGCTGCTGCGCGGCGGCTTCTACCCCTCCGCCGCGATGTACCTGTTCTACGGGCTCTTCTGCGCCTGGGGCTTCGCCAGCTGGTGGCGCACCTCGGCGAGGACCGCGCGGGCGCCTCACGATCCCGTTCCGCACAGCTACCTGGAGGCTGCGGTATGA
- a CDS encoding riboflavin synthase, with amino-acid sequence MFTGIVEELGEVVGVTETGDDSALVAVRGPLVVSDARHGDSIAVNGVCLTVVEVDGDVFTADVMGETLRRSALGALRPGDRVNLERAAALGSRLGGHLVQGHVDGVGELLDREPAEKWETVRFHLPAGLARYVVEKGSITIDGVSLTVASVGDDWFAVGLIPTTLALTTLGVRRPGDPVNLEVDVLAKYVERLLGDRLTGGAR; translated from the coding sequence ATGTTCACCGGCATCGTCGAGGAGCTGGGCGAGGTCGTCGGGGTGACCGAGACCGGGGACGACTCGGCGCTGGTCGCCGTCCGTGGCCCGCTGGTCGTCTCCGACGCCCGGCACGGCGACTCCATCGCGGTCAACGGCGTCTGCCTGACCGTGGTCGAGGTCGACGGGGACGTCTTCACCGCCGACGTGATGGGGGAGACCCTACGTCGCTCCGCGCTGGGCGCGCTGCGCCCCGGGGACCGGGTCAACCTGGAGCGGGCCGCCGCGCTCGGCAGCCGGCTCGGCGGACACCTGGTGCAGGGGCACGTCGACGGGGTCGGCGAGCTGCTCGACCGGGAACCGGCCGAGAAGTGGGAGACGGTCCGGTTCCACCTCCCCGCCGGCCTGGCCCGGTACGTGGTCGAGAAGGGCTCGATCACCATCGACGGGGTGTCGCTGACCGTCGCGTCCGTCGGCGACGACTGGTTCGCCGTCGGGCTGATCCCGACCACCCTCGCGTTGACCACCCTCGGGGTACGGCGCCCCGGCGACCCGGTCAACCTCGAGGTGGACGTGCTCGCCAAGTACGTCGAGCGGCTGCTCGGCGACCGGCTCACCGGCGGAGCCCGCTGA
- the ribD gene encoding bifunctional diaminohydroxyphosphoribosylaminopyrimidine deaminase/5-amino-6-(5-phosphoribosylamino)uracil reductase RibD, with the protein MASVSTDEAMRRAITLAARGLGTTSPNPVVGCVLLDPDGEIVGEGFHAYAGGPHAEIVALAQAGDRAKGGTAVVTLEPCDHTGRTGPCTHALIRAGVARVVVAVPDPNPVASGGASTLRAAGVSVELGVRADEAEAGNIAWLTSTRRGRPYVIWKYAATLDGRSAAEDGTSMWITSEAARMDVHALRGTVDAIVVGVGTVLADDPRLTVRNLRDGTLAIRQPLRVVVDSAGRTPLDARVRDAAADTWIATAAEVGAGPDGRVDLPALLTTLHRRGVRAVLLEGGPRLAGGFLAAGLVDRVVGYLAPRLLGAGPTAVRDAGVHTIDEAIDLEIVDSTQVGADLRITALPRKREG; encoded by the coding sequence ATGGCCAGCGTCTCCACCGACGAGGCGATGCGACGCGCGATCACGTTGGCCGCCCGGGGCCTGGGCACCACCAGCCCCAATCCGGTGGTCGGGTGCGTGTTGCTCGACCCGGACGGCGAGATCGTCGGGGAGGGCTTCCACGCCTACGCCGGGGGGCCGCACGCCGAGATCGTCGCGCTGGCGCAGGCCGGCGACCGGGCGAAGGGCGGCACCGCCGTGGTGACCCTGGAACCCTGCGACCACACCGGCCGCACCGGCCCCTGCACCCACGCGCTGATCCGGGCCGGGGTGGCCCGGGTGGTCGTCGCCGTGCCCGACCCCAACCCGGTCGCCTCCGGCGGCGCGAGCACGTTGCGCGCCGCCGGTGTCTCCGTCGAGCTGGGGGTACGCGCCGACGAGGCCGAGGCCGGCAACATCGCCTGGCTCACCTCGACGCGCCGGGGCCGGCCGTACGTGATCTGGAAGTACGCCGCCACGCTCGACGGCCGCTCGGCCGCCGAGGACGGCACCAGCATGTGGATCACCTCCGAGGCGGCCCGGATGGACGTGCACGCGCTGCGCGGCACCGTGGACGCGATCGTCGTCGGGGTCGGCACCGTACTGGCCGACGACCCCCGGCTGACCGTGCGCAACCTGCGCGACGGCACCCTCGCCATCCGGCAGCCGCTGCGGGTGGTGGTGGACAGCGCGGGGCGTACCCCCCTCGACGCCCGGGTCCGCGACGCCGCCGCCGACACCTGGATCGCCACCGCCGCCGAGGTCGGCGCGGGCCCGGACGGCCGGGTCGACCTGCCGGCGCTGCTCACCACGCTGCACCGGCGCGGGGTCCGGGCGGTCCTGCTGGAGGGGGGACCCCGCCTCGCCGGTGGGTTCCTCGCCGCCGGCCTGGTCGACCGGGTCGTCGGCTACCTCGCGCCCCGGCTGCTCGGCGCGGGGCCGACCGCGGTCCGCGACGCCGGCGTGCACACCATCGACGAGGCGATCGACCTGGAGATCGTCGACAGCACGCAGGTCGGAGCCGACCTGCGGATCACCGCGCTGCCCCGGAAGAGGGAGGGCTGA
- a CDS encoding response regulator → MEPAGERPDVILVVDDDEDIARFVEFNLRLHGFEVIHAADGQEALEVIERARPDLAVVDLMMPRIDGLELTRRLRADPMTSALPVIMLTAKGMTVDKVHGLSAGADDYLVKPFDTAELVARVSSTLRRNKEFREVSPLTGLPGNSRIRREISDRVRSGTDYAVGYIDIDRFKSVNDRYGFVRGDDFISALARSLHRAVVSLGLPPAFLGHVGGDDFVIVCTPEQVRPLTSRAVVDFETSADKLYDPVDAERGYVELKDRRGNIRRAALVTLSIGVSLSDSRKRFTDPLEAIAVASEMKTVAKSQPGSYVAVDRRRGLPDRPTGNPPKL, encoded by the coding sequence GTGGAGCCCGCCGGTGAGCGCCCCGACGTCATCCTCGTCGTCGACGACGACGAGGACATCGCCCGGTTCGTCGAGTTCAACCTCCGGCTGCACGGCTTCGAGGTGATCCACGCCGCCGACGGGCAGGAGGCGCTCGAGGTGATCGAGCGGGCCCGTCCCGACCTGGCCGTGGTGGACCTGATGATGCCCCGCATCGACGGCCTGGAGCTGACCCGACGCCTGCGCGCCGACCCGATGACCTCCGCCCTGCCGGTGATCATGCTGACCGCCAAGGGGATGACCGTCGACAAGGTGCACGGCCTCAGCGCCGGGGCCGACGACTACCTGGTCAAGCCCTTCGACACCGCCGAGCTGGTGGCCCGGGTCAGCTCCACCCTGCGCCGCAACAAGGAGTTCCGCGAGGTCTCCCCGCTGACCGGGCTGCCGGGCAACAGCCGGATCCGCCGGGAGATCAGCGACCGGGTGCGCAGCGGCACCGACTACGCCGTCGGCTACATCGACATCGACCGGTTCAAGAGCGTCAACGACCGGTACGGTTTCGTCCGCGGTGACGACTTCATCTCGGCGCTGGCCCGCAGCCTGCACCGGGCGGTGGTGTCGCTCGGACTCCCGCCGGCCTTCCTCGGCCACGTCGGCGGCGACGACTTCGTGATCGTCTGCACCCCCGAGCAGGTACGCCCGCTCACCTCCCGCGCGGTGGTCGACTTCGAGACCTCCGCCGACAAGTTGTACGACCCCGTCGACGCCGAACGCGGCTACGTCGAACTGAAGGACCGGCGCGGCAACATCCGTAGGGCCGCCCTGGTCACCCTCTCCATCGGGGTCTCCCTCTCCGACAGCCGGAAGCGCTTCACCGACCCCCTCGAGGCGATCGCGGTCGCCTCAGAGATGAAGACGGTGGCCAAGAGCCAGCCGGGTTCGTACGTGGCGGTGGACCGGCGGCGGGGCCTCCCCGACCGCCCCACGGGAAACCCCCCGAAGCTGTGA
- the rpe gene encoding ribulose-phosphate 3-epimerase codes for MTVPPPIVAPSILAADFARLADEVRAVEDAADWLHVDVMDNHFVPNLTIGLPVVQSLRAVTALPFDVHLMITDPRRWAPGYADAGAYNVTFHAEACDNPVELARDLRSAGAKAGLAIDRDTPIEPYLEILPSFDTLLIMTIKAGFGGQRFIPQLLDKVRTARRHVAAGHLELRIEVDGGIAADTIAQAAEAGADAFVAGTAVYGADDPAEAVRRLRALAGRAAAGV; via the coding sequence GTGACCGTACCGCCCCCGATCGTCGCGCCCAGCATCCTCGCCGCTGATTTCGCCCGCCTCGCCGACGAGGTGCGCGCCGTGGAAGACGCCGCGGACTGGCTGCACGTGGACGTGATGGACAACCACTTCGTGCCCAACCTGACCATCGGGCTGCCCGTGGTGCAGAGCCTGCGGGCGGTGACCGCGCTGCCGTTCGACGTGCACCTCATGATCACCGATCCACGGCGCTGGGCCCCCGGGTACGCCGACGCCGGGGCGTACAACGTCACCTTCCACGCCGAGGCCTGCGACAACCCGGTCGAGCTGGCGCGGGACCTGCGCTCGGCCGGGGCGAAGGCCGGCCTGGCCATCGACCGGGACACCCCGATCGAGCCGTACCTGGAGATCCTGCCCAGCTTCGACACCCTGCTGATCATGACGATCAAGGCCGGGTTCGGCGGTCAGCGGTTCATCCCGCAGCTGCTCGACAAGGTCCGCACCGCCCGCCGGCACGTCGCCGCCGGTCACCTGGAACTGCGCATCGAGGTGGACGGGGGGATCGCCGCGGACACCATCGCGCAGGCCGCCGAGGCGGGCGCGGACGCGTTCGTCGCCGGCACCGCCGTCTACGGCGCCGACGACCCGGCCGAGGCGGTACGTCGCCTGCGTGCCCTGGCGGGACGCGCGGCAGCCGGGGTCTGA
- a CDS encoding septum formation family protein, which produces MRRWLRACALGGVAALALAGCGVPEGTDGNLVDDWAGLAAPKIFQPAPETCHPDETEVGYLSSYGPVPCDQSHETETVHVGALPAEHSDRATPPPAGSPARLAAYGECEKAANRTLGADWRSGRIALHTILPSEYGWKGGARWFRCDVAEVNRLDGPVVKPRTGSLKGALAADSPLAHRCFNVKLANDKVDDMAEVACTTRHDAEFVGVYPDTVDDHAELVKGSTRVHRRCQAMVATYAKVPDDSNLKYRTGTIYYHPSQEEWKDGNRGVQCFLWLSDRSLKRSVKGGGTKALPIRYA; this is translated from the coding sequence ATGCGACGGTGGTTGAGGGCGTGCGCTCTGGGTGGGGTGGCGGCGCTGGCGCTGGCCGGCTGCGGCGTGCCGGAGGGCACCGACGGCAACCTCGTCGACGACTGGGCGGGCCTCGCCGCGCCGAAGATCTTCCAGCCGGCACCCGAGACCTGCCACCCGGACGAGACGGAGGTCGGCTACCTCAGCTCGTACGGCCCGGTGCCCTGCGACCAGTCCCACGAGACGGAGACGGTGCACGTGGGCGCGCTGCCCGCCGAGCACAGCGACCGCGCCACGCCCCCACCGGCCGGATCACCGGCCCGGCTGGCCGCGTACGGCGAGTGCGAGAAGGCGGCGAACCGGACGCTCGGCGCGGACTGGCGCTCGGGCCGGATCGCCCTGCACACCATCTTGCCGTCCGAGTACGGCTGGAAGGGCGGCGCGCGGTGGTTCCGCTGCGACGTCGCCGAGGTCAACCGCCTCGACGGACCGGTCGTGAAGCCCCGGACGGGCAGCCTCAAGGGCGCGCTGGCCGCCGACTCCCCGCTCGCCCACCGCTGCTTCAACGTCAAGCTGGCCAACGACAAGGTCGACGACATGGCCGAGGTGGCCTGCACGACCCGGCACGACGCCGAGTTCGTCGGCGTCTACCCGGACACCGTCGACGACCACGCCGAACTGGTCAAGGGCAGCACGCGCGTCCACCGGCGGTGCCAGGCGATGGTCGCCACGTACGCGAAGGTGCCCGACGACAGCAACCTCAAGTACCGGACCGGGACCATCTACTACCACCCCTCCCAGGAGGAGTGGAAGGACGGCAACCGCGGGGTCCAGTGCTTCCTCTGGCTCAGTGACCGCAGCCTGAAGCGCTCGGTCAAGGGCGGCGGCACCAAGGCCCTGCCGATCCGCTACGCCTGA
- a CDS encoding RsmB/NOP family class I SAM-dependent RNA methyltransferase, producing MTGPEERAEYPRPRRSGPGVEPGRGDRRRDPRDGRGGADRRGGGRTGRHDVVDRPRHAAYEAVAAVHRDDAYANLVLPAILRDAGLYGRDAAFATELTYGTLRALGTLDAILTDAAGRDVDRIDPPVRDALRLGAYQLLHTRVPAHAAVSATVDLVRAVGPGATGFANAVLREVAGRDADTWIDRIAPSMADDPVGHLALAHSHPQWIVRAFSEALGGDLGETTRLLIEDNQPPPVHLCARPGRADPPELADEVGGAPGAFSPYAVYLSGGAPGDLPALAQGRAHVQDEGSQLVAAALTAAPLDGPDGRWLDLCAGPGGKTGLLGALAAQRDARVTAVEVAEHRARLVEQATRGLPVSVLHTDGRTVGSDSKLPEEHFDRVLVDAPCTGLGSLRRRPESRWRRQPSDLPPLTRLQRELLTAGLRATRPGGLVAYVTCSPHVVETHVTVTEAARRCGAPVDFVDARALLPAGMPGLGAGPTVQLWPHRHGTDAMFLAVLRRG from the coding sequence GTGACCGGGCCGGAGGAACGGGCCGAGTACCCACGGCCGCGCCGGTCGGGTCCGGGCGTCGAGCCCGGGCGCGGCGACCGCCGACGTGATCCACGGGACGGCCGGGGCGGGGCCGACCGGCGCGGTGGCGGGCGGACCGGCCGCCACGACGTCGTGGACCGGCCACGTCACGCCGCGTACGAGGCGGTGGCGGCGGTGCACCGCGACGACGCGTACGCCAACCTGGTGTTGCCGGCCATCCTGCGGGACGCGGGGCTGTACGGCCGGGACGCGGCCTTCGCCACCGAGCTGACCTACGGCACCCTGCGCGCGCTGGGCACCCTGGACGCCATCCTCACCGACGCCGCCGGCCGGGACGTGGACCGTATCGACCCGCCGGTGCGCGACGCGCTGCGGCTCGGCGCGTACCAGCTCCTGCACACCCGGGTGCCGGCCCACGCGGCGGTCTCCGCCACGGTGGACCTGGTCCGGGCGGTCGGTCCGGGCGCGACCGGGTTCGCCAACGCGGTGTTGCGCGAGGTCGCCGGCCGGGACGCCGACACCTGGATCGACCGGATCGCCCCGTCGATGGCGGACGACCCGGTCGGGCACCTGGCGCTGGCCCACAGTCACCCGCAGTGGATCGTCCGGGCCTTCTCCGAGGCGCTCGGCGGTGACCTGGGTGAGACGACCCGGCTGCTGATCGAGGACAACCAACCCCCGCCGGTGCACCTGTGCGCCCGGCCGGGGCGGGCCGACCCGCCGGAGCTGGCCGACGAGGTCGGGGGCGCGCCGGGAGCCTTCTCGCCGTACGCGGTGTACCTCTCCGGCGGCGCGCCGGGTGACCTGCCGGCGTTGGCGCAGGGCCGGGCGCACGTGCAGGACGAGGGCTCACAGCTCGTGGCGGCGGCGCTGACCGCCGCCCCGTTGGACGGGCCGGACGGCCGCTGGCTGGATCTCTGCGCCGGTCCGGGCGGCAAGACCGGCCTGCTGGGCGCGCTCGCGGCGCAGCGCGACGCGCGGGTGACCGCGGTCGAGGTGGCCGAGCACCGGGCCCGTCTGGTCGAACAGGCCACCCGCGGACTGCCGGTGAGCGTGCTGCACACCGACGGCCGGACGGTCGGCTCCGACTCGAAGCTGCCCGAGGAGCACTTCGACCGGGTGCTGGTGGACGCCCCCTGCACCGGCCTCGGATCGCTGCGCCGCCGGCCGGAGTCGCGCTGGCGCCGTCAGCCTTCGGACCTGCCGCCGCTGACCCGGCTCCAGCGGGAGCTGCTCACCGCCGGCCTGCGCGCGACGCGTCCCGGCGGGCTGGTCGCCTACGTCACCTGCTCGCCGCACGTGGTGGAGACGCACGTGACGGTCACCGAGGCGGCCCGGCGCTGCGGGGCACCGGTGGACTTCGTCGACGCCCGCGCGCTCCTGCCGGCGGGCATGCCGGGCCTGGGGGCCGGGCCGACGGTGCAGCTCTGGCCGCACCGGCACGGCACGGACGCGATGTTCCTCGCGGTGCTGCGGCGCGGCTGA
- the fmt gene encoding methionyl-tRNA formyltransferase, producing MRLVFAGTPAVAVPALEAVAASGHELVAVVTRPDAPAGRGRGLSRSPVGAWADAHGVEVLTPARPREPEFLDRLRALAPDCVPVVAYGALVPPAALEIPRHGWINLHFSLLPAWRGAAPVQHAVLHGDELTGASVFQLEEGLDTGPVYGTLTDRIGPQDTSGDLLERLAVSGAGLLVAVLDAIADGTARAVAQPADGVSLAPKLTVEDAQVRWAEPAFAVDRRIRACTPAPGAWTTFRGDRVKLGPVRPVPDAPELKPGELLVERKRVLAGTATTPVSLGEVRAAGKKPMPATDWARGVRVDTGEQFA from the coding sequence GTGCGCCTGGTCTTCGCCGGCACGCCGGCCGTCGCCGTCCCCGCCCTGGAGGCGGTCGCCGCCTCCGGGCACGAGCTGGTCGCCGTGGTCACCCGCCCGGACGCCCCGGCCGGACGCGGACGCGGGCTGTCCCGCTCCCCGGTCGGCGCGTGGGCCGACGCGCACGGCGTCGAGGTGCTCACCCCGGCCCGCCCGCGCGAACCGGAGTTCCTCGACCGGCTCCGCGCACTCGCCCCGGACTGCGTCCCGGTGGTCGCCTACGGGGCGCTGGTGCCGCCGGCCGCGCTGGAGATCCCCCGGCACGGCTGGATCAACCTGCACTTCTCGCTGCTGCCCGCCTGGCGGGGCGCGGCCCCCGTGCAGCACGCGGTGCTGCACGGCGACGAGCTGACCGGCGCGAGCGTCTTCCAACTGGAGGAGGGGCTGGACACCGGCCCGGTCTACGGCACCCTCACCGACCGGATCGGGCCGCAGGACACCTCCGGCGACCTGCTGGAGCGGCTCGCCGTGTCGGGCGCGGGCCTGCTGGTGGCGGTGCTCGACGCGATCGCCGACGGCACCGCCCGTGCGGTTGCGCAGCCGGCCGACGGCGTGTCCCTGGCCCCGAAGCTGACCGTCGAGGACGCCCAGGTCCGCTGGGCCGAGCCGGCGTTCGCGGTGGACCGGCGGATCCGGGCCTGCACCCCGGCCCCCGGCGCGTGGACGACCTTCCGGGGCGACCGGGTCAAACTCGGCCCGGTGCGGCCGGTGCCCGACGCTCCGGAGCTGAAGCCCGGCGAACTACTCGTGGAACGCAAGCGGGTGCTGGCCGGCACGGCCACCACCCCGGTGTCGCTCGGCGAGGTACGCGCCGCCGGCAAGAAGCCGATGCCGGCCACCGACTGGGCGCGGGGCGTCCGGGTCGACACCGGCGAGCAGTTCGCGTGA
- the def gene encoding peptide deformylase → MTVQPIRLFGDPVLRTPADPVVDFDVELRKLVADLTDTMREKGGAGLAAPQLGVGLRVFTFDVDDVLGHLVNPVLEFPDSEEQDGPEGCLSIPGLYFDTKRRQNVIAKGFNAYGDPMQIVGTGLMARCVQHETDHLDGVLFIDRLDAAGRKEAMKAIRQAEWYDAAAPPVVKVNPHGAASPFGLGR, encoded by the coding sequence GTGACCGTCCAGCCCATCCGTCTGTTCGGGGATCCGGTGCTGCGCACGCCGGCCGATCCGGTGGTCGACTTCGACGTCGAGCTGCGCAAGCTCGTCGCCGACCTGACCGACACGATGCGGGAGAAGGGCGGGGCCGGTCTCGCCGCCCCGCAGCTCGGGGTGGGCCTGCGCGTGTTCACCTTCGACGTCGACGACGTGCTCGGGCACCTGGTCAACCCGGTGCTGGAGTTCCCGGATTCCGAGGAGCAGGACGGCCCCGAGGGCTGCCTCTCCATCCCCGGGCTCTACTTCGACACCAAGCGCCGGCAGAACGTGATCGCCAAGGGGTTCAACGCCTACGGCGACCCGATGCAGATCGTCGGCACCGGCCTGATGGCGCGCTGTGTGCAGCACGAGACCGACCACCTCGACGGCGTCCTCTTCATCGACCGGCTGGACGCCGCCGGGCGCAAGGAGGCGATGAAGGCGATCCGCCAGGCCGAGTGGTACGACGCCGCCGCGCCGCCGGTGGTCAAGGTGAACCCGCACGGGGCCGCCAGCCCGTTCGGTCTGGGGCGGTGA
- a CDS encoding AAA family ATPase, which produces MTVRQSIVFNGDLGSGKSTVSVEIAERLGMRRVSVGDLYRQMAQERQMTALQLNLHAELDQAVDGYVDQLQRDIAASGEPLVMDSRLAWHFFTDALKVHMITEPGEAARRVLLRPSGPAESYASLEEAKARLKERSDSERNRFLVRYGVDKARLRNYDLVCDTTRAAPTEVIAHIIDAYEGRLATDVLRDAPPLLMLDPARVYPTEDVHNLRGLWESDLVEAVGAAGDQALEPLSIGYSGEYFFVVDGHRRLSAALQNGFTLVPGRLVAEADEPVVGGLTAAEYFTRQVRAGTVHDWEAAHKIELALPEHVLRAPDAVLAGDAVAGH; this is translated from the coding sequence GTGACCGTCCGTCAATCGATCGTCTTCAACGGTGATCTCGGCAGCGGCAAGAGCACCGTCTCCGTCGAGATCGCCGAGCGGCTCGGCATGCGGCGGGTCAGCGTCGGGGACCTCTACCGGCAGATGGCCCAGGAGCGGCAGATGACCGCGCTCCAGCTCAACCTGCACGCCGAGCTGGACCAGGCCGTCGACGGCTACGTCGACCAGCTCCAGCGGGACATCGCCGCCTCCGGCGAGCCGCTGGTGATGGACTCCCGGCTGGCCTGGCACTTCTTCACCGACGCGCTCAAGGTGCACATGATCACCGAACCGGGGGAGGCGGCCCGACGTGTGCTGCTGCGCCCCTCCGGTCCGGCCGAGAGCTACGCCTCGCTGGAGGAGGCGAAGGCCAGGCTCAAGGAGCGCAGCGACAGCGAACGGAACCGCTTCCTGGTCCGCTACGGCGTGGACAAGGCCCGGCTGCGCAACTACGACCTGGTCTGCGACACCACCCGGGCTGCTCCGACCGAGGTGATCGCGCACATCATCGACGCGTACGAGGGACGCCTCGCCACCGACGTGCTCCGCGACGCCCCGCCGCTGCTGATGCTGGACCCGGCCCGGGTCTACCCCACGGAGGACGTGCACAACCTGCGCGGGCTCTGGGAGAGCGACCTCGTCGAGGCGGTCGGTGCCGCCGGTGACCAGGCGCTGGAGCCGCTGAGCATCGGGTACTCCGGGGAGTACTTCTTCGTCGTCGACGGTCATCGCCGGCTCAGCGCCGCGCTCCAGAACGGCTTCACCCTGGTGCCCGGCCGGCTGGTGGCCGAGGCCGACGAGCCGGTCGTCGGCGGCCTCACCGCGGCCGAGTACTTCACCCGGCAGGTCCGGGCCGGCACGGTGCACGACTGGGAGGCGGCCCACAAGATCGAGCTTGCGCTGCCGGAGCACGTCCTGCGGGCCCCCGACGCGGTGCTGGCCGGCGACGCGGTCGCGGGGCACTGA